From the genome of Brassica oleracea var. oleracea cultivar TO1000 chromosome C4, BOL, whole genome shotgun sequence:
AAATAAAATAATTGTTTTGATTAATTTACAAAAAAAGTATCGTAAATAAACAAGATGTATTGTTTTGATTTATGTATTTACTCTAATTTAATTATATACATAATACATAAATGAATACAAATAAATAATAATAGATAAAATTTAGTTTTATATATAACATTCATTTCGTGCAATTGCGCGGATCTTAAATTAATTGGTTGAATATAATAGAAAATATTTTCTAAAATTAGTAGAAAAAAAATATTGGTAGAATGTATATTCAGGGCCAGTGATAAACTTATAGGTACGTTGGAGAGAAGATTTTACACTGGAAAAATATGTAAAGAACTTGGATAATATATAAAGAGATATGGCCAGTCCACTAATTGTCAATTAACCGAAGAAACTTGTAGTGGTATTAGATTTATGTTTATTATAAGCTTTCAACTTAAAACTAATTGATAATTAATAGATTAGTCATATCCCTTTATGTATTACTCAAGTCTTTTAGATACTTCCAATGTGGTATCTTCTTTCCAACGTGGTCTAGCAGAAAGTGTGTTTAAACATATAGTAGATCAGTGTGTTAGTGGTAAAATGCATATTTTACTTATGGCAGAAATATTTTAAAAGTTATAAGACGTTTTTTACTCCACGATGGAGACATAATGTATATTCTGAGGGTTGTGGAACGAGTTATCTTATGTTTTTGACATTAAAGGTTTTCGAAAAAATACGCTAAACCAATCAAGCCAATTTTTCATGTCTATTATTAAAAATATATTGAAGACATTTATTTAATAATATGACTGTTCATTTATTTACTTTTGTGTTTATTGGATTGTAGTTATTCTTCTGAATTGACCTACAACTTTTTATTTAGATAAAATCAGATTAATTTTGCTAATTACATTTTTCTTAGTTTTCAAAATATACTTTCTTAATTTTATTATAATTTTAATATATTGTTTTGAAAAAGTATGAAATAAATAAATGAGAGTGGTATCAGTTTAACAAAGTTAAGCTTGGATCAATTATCAATCATAATTTTAGTTTCAATTCTTCAATAAGTTATTTATTTTTGATGATCCTGATATCCGGAGCCTCGAGAGGATCTGACTAGCGCCAATGACCGTCCACCGGAGCTTGACCATTCCAGTTAGGCAAACGGCCGAGCTGGATCAACCGGAACCCGTCTTCGCCTCGTCCTCGTAACTCCTCTTCCCAGATTGCTTTGAACTCATTCTTGTTTCGTTTCGATCGAAGGCATCGTTGGAACTTTACGATTTAAAACCGCGGGAACTCGTCTTTTCTCGAAGGACATTCGGATTGGTCGTATAAAACGGCAACAGTAAACTAAACACCTCGAATTGCCTACGCTATACGAAGAATTCGAATGTTCCTTAAATTCGACGTCGTTTCGAAAGCGCTCTTTGTATAAAATCGTAAAAACGCCTAAGTCAGAAAACGGTCCAAAAGGGGTCACTACGCGGTTAAGAGCCCACTTACGATTTTATAGAAATCAAGCCTAGTCGTTATGACGGTTTATCTTTTGTTATGCAGGAGAAGATAAATGTCAAGTTTGAGAAGATAAATGTCAAGTTTCCGAAGATAAATGTCAAGTTTCCGAGATCAGATCAAGCCCAATCGTTATGACGGTTTATCTTTTATTTTAACTTTAGTTGTAATATAAAAAAATATTATGATCAGATCAGATGATCAACGATCAGTATATGTATTATTCATATGATCGATTTATATTGTTTCAAAATATGTTTGTTTCATTTTTAGTGATTTGATAAAATAGATATATAATAATGTTTTTAGTCTTTTGATATTTATTATATTGTATACATGATTTACATATTTTTATTTATGGATTTTTATTTTATTTTATCACTGAAAACACTATGATAAAAACATTAAAATTAAAATAAAATAAAATAAAAAGAATATTTTAATAATGACATGATGCATAATATTTTTAGTTGATTAACGACATCATTGCAATTAACCATTCAAAAGATTAACCTAAAAACATATAAATTTTTGATATCTCAAATAAGATTATAAAATAAATTAATATTTAGTTAAAATTTAAAGAGAAATATGGAAATTTGATGGAAGATCTTGTGTCCTTTTTACTAAATTCTCACTCTATAACTATTTTAGTCTGGAGAGAAATTGTTTGGTTTATATTGAGATGTAACTGTTGACTTGTCACTTTTGTTATGACCGATTACTATAACATTTAAACATTTTTTATTTCTCAAACCATTATATTATACTGATAAAAACATTACAAGACTAAGTCCAAGAAACAACATAGTGTTGCTAAGTAATTCGAGCTATCTTAGCAAGGGCATCAGCAGTTATGTTAATTAGATCCCAATTTATGTAACAGAACTTAAAGTTCCAAAAAGGCTGAGCCTTTGTGTTTTCGACCTTTAAATAATCCTGAAGAGGCTTGTAGAGTGTTTACTAGGTCTGGGCGTTTTTAACTCAACCCGAAGTACCGACCTTAACCCGAACCGGAAAAACCGAAACTGAATCCGAACTGTTTTACAAAAATATCCGAATGGGACTTATGAGCTTACTACTTTGGACTTTGGTTATAACCCGAACCGAACCGAAATCCGAATTAGGATCCGATGATATCCGAAATTAGTTAAATATGTTAATGTTTTTTATATATATTAAGGTGATTTAGATATTTTAGAGTATTCAAAATATTTTTGTAGTTTGTTTTATTTGCTATCTTGAATACTTTTTACTTAATTTAGATAGTTTAACTAATTTTTAATTAGATTTGTAAATAATTTATATATTTTGAAATTTTTTGGGTCAATTTTCGAGGTTCTTAAAAATATATTTTTGTACGATTTTAAACATTGGTTAAATCCGATCTGAACCGAACCCGGAAGGAACCGAACCGAACCCGATCCGATAATTAGTAAAAACCAATGATACTTATGAGCATAACACCGAAAATCTGAAAATCCGAATCACCCGGACCGAAACCGAACGGACCACCGAACGCCCAGGCCTAGTGTTTACGATTCTTCACAGAGGGTGACATCCTTGAAGCCTAACCTCTTGATTTGAATGATTGCTGTTCTCAGTGCTTCTGCTTGAACCTCAAGTGGATTAACTCGCCATAGGGTTCACTCCCGAGTATCCTTTAATAATTTGTTTACCTTCCTTATCATGCAGTGGCCATCCGATGCCAGCCGGTTGGTGTGTTGAATTCATGATCCATCTTCGTACTTAAAATTTTTTAAAAATTATGTAATCAAAATCTAAAATCTCTTATATATTAATTGAGAAGCATTACAACATTTTTTCCGTATCCACGTGTCATCACTAGAATGATTATTAGAATCCTTAGAAAATAGATTGGTCCATCTAAACATATATTATATTTTTTTTTTATTAAACTAACTATCAAATTGATTAGTTGTATACAAAAAATATTCTTCATTTTTTCAATAAATAAAAACTACGGAATTACTTAATATGATTAACATATTTATGATAATAAATGATTATGAATAATAAAGATTTGATAACAATTTTTGTATCCTCTCTACTTTTTAAAAAAAATTATATTATTTAAAAGAAATTAAACAATCAAATAAACCATGTAATAAGAAATTCAGATTTTTCTTATATGTTATATTTTGAATTTTTTAAACGACTATAAATTATTAAAAAAAATTAAAGTTCCACATTGAAAATTTTGTGATCAATGGTTTAATTTTTTTTTTGGTTATAACAAGATACCAATAATCATAAAATCGTATGAATATGAAGTCTCATTTAGAAGATATTTATATTAAATATATATATATATATAGATATGTTTGTTTTAATATCGTTTAAATTAAACTATATACCATATAAAAATATACAAATATGTTAATTTCAAAATTTGCATTGAAAACGTATTGAAACATTATTTTTTTGTTCAAAAGAGACATTATTACTTTAATTTTGAAATTCACAATGAAAAAATCTCACATTGAAAATTTTGTGATTAATGGTTTAAAATTTTTTGTTACAGAAAATATACAAATGTTAATAAAATCATATGAATAGAAAGTCTCAATAATAAATATTTATATTAAAATATATTATATATCTATCTTAATATCATTAAAATTTAATTATATACTATATAAGTAAATAAAATGATTGTTTTGATTTACTTACCAAAAAATATTGTCAATAAACAAGTAGTATTATTTTGATTTATGTGCTTACTATAATTTAATTATGTGCATAATACGTAAATGAACATAAAATATTTTTTAATATATAAAAATTATTTGTATATATAATTTCATCCCGCGATTTTAACCTAGTTTTCTGATATTAGAAATGAAACTTCAACAAATAAGACCTATAGGGGATATCCACAGAAAGGAAAGGACAACTTATGAGGTGTTATATTGGTTTATATATTTTGATTGATTTAGAAATCCATATAGTATTTATAAATCCAAGTAAAATATGCAAATCCAAAGGTTTTCCCTCGGATTTGAGTCTTTGTATTTTTAACTAAAAAATCCAAACAAATCCATTTAAATCCATTATAAAATCAAATATATTAGTAAATACGTACGATTGAATAACACTTGATTTGATACAGAATTTATGAATCATTAAACCAATAACACATGATTTTAATACAGATTTGAAAATTATAGAACCAATAACACTAGATTTAGTTCGGATTTTTAAATCTATTAAAATACAACAACCAATAACCAGTGCTTAGTTTGGTTACGAAAGGACACCTATTAATTAAGAGTTACAAATAATAAATATATTCTTAATATGTAATATTTAATAGTTGTAAAGCACACGGACTCTTTAACTAAATATATAATTTAACGTCTCAAGTGTTGCGCCCATGTGATATGCAAATTTCATCTCTATAAATAACCAAATGGCTTAAGCTGGTTACATGCGTCGACACATAAACATACTCACCTTCGACTATAATTTATTTTTCTAATTCTTTTCTGGGATATTTTATTAATGGCCAGAATTAATGTTTATCTTTTTGCATTTATCTTGCTTTTGACTATCAAACAAGAGTTTTGTTCCGTTGAAGGCCGAACCCTCGCTAAGTCCACCGTTGCGAAGGCTGAGGAAATCGGCGCTGATGGCTCTGTACCGCCATTTCCATCGGCTGAGCCACTCCAGCCACCACCGAGCCACGGGGTTGATACCTTCAGGCCTACGGTACCTGGAAATAGCCCTGGTATTGGACATTCCGTACACAATTAACGGAGAGGGACAATAACATGGTTTATATGAATTTTTTTTTGTTCCAATGGTTTATGTGATTATAAATCAGTGTTATTTAAAAAGAATATTTGTTCCCTTATTGAACATAATTAAGATTGTGCTGTTGTTGTTATTATTGTTGGTTTTTTTCTGAATATGAAATTTGGATATGTATATCTATGTACTGTTTCATCAT
Proteins encoded in this window:
- the LOC106341652 gene encoding uncharacterized protein LOC106341652; its protein translation is MARINVYLFAFILLLTIKQEFCSVEGRTLAKSTVAKAEEIGADGSVPPFPSAEPLQPPPSHGVDTFRPTVPGNSPGIGHSVHN